In Candidatus Paceibacterota bacterium, the sequence ATGGGCGGCCGGATTTGTTCTGGATGGTCCAAGGCTCGTGCAACAATGCTCCATTGTGGCTCTCAGTCTGCAGACCGGCCGTCCGCAGGGCTTCCTCGACCTGCCGGTCGCGGGCAAGGGCGGCTGGCTGGTAACGACGGTTCCAGAACACCGCGTTGGCTCCCGCCGCTTTGGCCACGCGCCGGAGCTCAGCGATCGATGAACCCCGGCGGATAACCAGCTCGGACCCGGCAGTGTCGCAGGCCGCCGCCAACTGCTCCAACGACTGATGCAGCCACCAGCGCGAGGCGCTGCCGGGTGGCCACGCGCCTTCCTCTTCCGGCGCCCAGACAAACACCGGCACGACCGGGCCGCCATGGCGGCAGGCCGCTTGCAGCGCCGGATTGTCCGCCAGGCGCAAGTCCTGGCGCAGCCACACGATCGCGGCAGGGGTCTTGCCAGTGGCGGCCTTTGCGGTTTTCACGGAAAACGAATTACCATTTTCAAGGGCGGAAAGCTACTACTCCATCGGTGGCCAGCGGGAGCTGGCTTAATACTGCCTGCCGGCCCGCGACGGGGGCGGTCCGAAACAGGTCCGACGCCCGCCATTGCGGGCATTGACTGGGCAAGGCGATTCGCCTTAATCTGGGCGCATGCCAGAAGCAGCCAACAAGCGCGTCCGGCAGCGGTTCCTGGATTTTCTGGCGCAGAAGAAACTGCGGGTCACCGGGCCGCGACGGGCCATCATCGAAACGGTATTCAGCACGCAGGACCATTTCACGGCGGAGCAGTTGCTCGGCTGGGCCCAGCAACGGGACAGGTCGGTATCTCGCGCGACAGTCTACCGTACCCTGCCACTGCTGACCGAGAGCGGCCTGGTGCGGGAAATGGATTTCGGCGGCAACCACAAGTTCTACGACCCCAATTACGCCGAGCGCCCGCATCACAATCACATCATCTGCCAGGACTGCGGGAAGATTATCGAGTTTGAGAGCCGGAAGATCGAGCAGCTGGGGAATGAAATCAGCCGCCAGCTTGGCTTCAAGGTGCA encodes:
- a CDS encoding Fur family transcriptional regulator; amino-acid sequence: MPEAANKRVRQRFLDFLAQKKLRVTGPRRAIIETVFSTQDHFTAEQLLGWAQQRDRSVSRATVYRTLPLLTESGLVREMDFGGNHKFYDPNYAERPHHNHIICQDCGKIIEFESRKIEQLGNEISRQLGFKVQTHRLHITATCEEFQKLGACSKRGS